Genomic window (Arctopsyche grandis isolate Sample6627 chromosome 5, ASM5162203v2, whole genome shotgun sequence):
CGATATTTAAACTTAATCCtaatatatttactttgtataacattctaAACTCGTTTACTTTGATATATCGTCAGCTTTCTCCGAACTGTCAATACTATGCTGCGAAGTGCTAGCCATTTGAGATTGCACTAATTGTAAGAATTCCTGAGGAGTCAAGTCTTCGGCTTGAGAATCCGTATTAAGATCCCATTCGAGATCCAAATCACTCGCATTAACGTCAGCGTCACCGTCGGGACTCAACAGAATTTCTTGATCACAGACAACCTGATTGAGGCGAGTTTTTAATCTACGAGATATTTCTTCCAGTTCTGAAAACTTCACTTGAAGAGATCTGCCGAGAGGAGACGAGGGATCTATGCCGTCGACGACACCCACATCAGGTACACTGCGGAAGGTAACTTGGGTCCCTTGCTGCGTGTCCGCTACCTGATGATTTGAAGGCGGCGACGAGTTGTGATTCAGTGAAATTTCAGAGTGACCATTGTTTACATTTTGTGAACCATTCGTCAAACGATTTGTGAATATATCGAGTATTTCATTTAGAGCATCCGTTACACTCTGTCTCGAGTTGTTTACTCCATTGAAATGAGGAGGAGAATCCTCCCCACTGTTGTCAATATTCTTGTCCATCTTCATCGGGGCGGAGTTATTTTATACGAGAATTAATtcgaaatttaatttgtatttgtttttttacatgGATTtccaatctaaaaaaataaaatgtattaaagaataaaaattatattaacatttactactactgtaaataaaaatgtatataccttAAGTTCAAATGTATATTTCTAATCCAAAATCAAAggatacaaatttaatataatgattgtCTCAGCAACCGAATTTGAGCCTGTAGAAGAATATAATtgtcaattaaaatatgaattacttataattatcttatatattgtaatgaACTAGTGATTGATCGAAGATGAGAAATAGTATTTGAGAGGATTAAGTAGCTAGATTTGTGGACAACAAAAGTATTGATGTTCCTAGTACTGGATACGAAAGGTGTAAACAGAGATATAATGAATGATCTGTCAATAAatgcaa
Coding sequences:
- the LOC143911841 gene encoding uncharacterized protein LOC143911841, with amino-acid sequence MKMDKNIDNSGEDSPPHFNGVNNSRQSVTDALNEILDIFTNRLTNGSQNVNNGHSEISLNHNSSPPSNHQVADTQQGTQVTFRSVPDVGVVDGIDPSSPLGRSLQVKFSELEEISRRLKTRLNQVVCDQEILLSPDGDADVNASDLDLEWDLNTDSQAEDLTPQEFLQLVQSQMASTSQHSIDSSEKADDISK